The proteins below come from a single Prolixibacter sp. NT017 genomic window:
- a CDS encoding DUF763 domain-containing protein has protein sequence MKRLGQADLPLHYGRVPAWLYQRMRTMGLAITEAIVEEYGPDEFLRRISDPFWFQSFGAVLGMDWHSSGITTSVMGALKHALNPVSRELGIYVCGGRGKHSRKTPDELLQIGERTGLNGDELVRTSKLTAKVDNTALQDGFQLYLHSFILTQNGNWAVVQQGMNEGNNMARRYHWLSEKVSSFVDEPHTSVIGHNQGLILNLTAHDAASSREGILNVGKENPGRMLPEIRKVLMPGHHDVKVTDVDMRRLGTILAMAYDSQFEKFDDLLLLRGLGPKTLRSLSLVSEVIHGTPSRFHDPARFSFAHGGKDGHPFPVQTSVYDESIHFLQDAVRRAKIGETEKKDSIKKLSDLLFKLEKDFVPNPEKFEKYIEQERKESKGFGGRTVFDDKKKTRKSLDDGQLELF, from the coding sequence ATGAAACGTTTGGGACAGGCTGATTTGCCACTACATTACGGGCGGGTACCTGCATGGTTATACCAGCGCATGCGGACGATGGGACTGGCGATTACGGAAGCGATCGTTGAGGAATACGGCCCGGACGAGTTTCTCCGGCGTATCAGTGATCCGTTTTGGTTTCAGTCGTTTGGTGCAGTACTGGGAATGGACTGGCATTCTTCAGGAATAACCACGTCCGTGATGGGCGCTTTGAAACATGCGTTGAATCCGGTTTCACGGGAGTTGGGAATTTACGTCTGCGGAGGTCGGGGAAAGCATTCGCGGAAGACGCCCGATGAATTGCTGCAAATAGGAGAACGTACCGGTTTAAACGGAGATGAATTGGTGCGAACCAGTAAGCTGACCGCAAAAGTGGACAATACAGCGCTCCAAGACGGTTTTCAATTGTACCTGCATTCATTCATCCTGACGCAGAACGGAAACTGGGCTGTGGTGCAACAGGGAATGAACGAGGGGAATAACATGGCGCGTCGCTATCACTGGCTTTCGGAGAAAGTATCTTCCTTTGTTGATGAGCCGCACACATCGGTTATTGGACACAATCAGGGATTGATACTGAATCTGACAGCGCATGACGCTGCGTCTTCCCGTGAAGGAATTCTGAATGTAGGAAAAGAAAATCCCGGTAGGATGTTACCCGAAATCCGAAAGGTTTTAATGCCTGGGCATCACGATGTAAAAGTGACGGACGTGGACATGCGGCGTCTCGGAACGATTTTGGCCATGGCCTATGATAGCCAGTTCGAGAAGTTCGATGATTTGTTGCTGCTGCGGGGACTGGGCCCGAAGACCCTGCGTTCGCTGAGCCTGGTTAGTGAAGTGATTCACGGAACACCTTCGCGTTTTCACGATCCGGCTCGTTTCTCTTTTGCACATGGCGGAAAGGACGGACACCCGTTCCCGGTGCAAACCTCCGTTTATGACGAATCGATCCATTTTCTGCAGGATGCTGTTCGGAGAGCAAAAATCGGGGAGACCGAAAAGAAGGATTCCATCAAGAAACTTTCTGATTTACTGTTCAAACTTGAAAAGGATTTTGTTCCCAATCCCGAAAAGTTTGAAAAGTATATTGAGCAGGAGCGAAAAGAGTCGAAAGGTTTTGGCGGACGAACGGTGTTTGACGACAAAAAGAAAACGAGGAAGAGCCTGGATGACGGGCAATTGGAGCTATTTTGA
- a CDS encoding polysaccharide biosynthesis/export family protein, with product MKFRSLSWAGLLLLPTFLLSSCSTPLKNITYLYNLGKADSTLQTVSPDIYTIQPNDNLYISIISDNPEAASFLNLSQPDRNYTSESSLELITYIVDDNGTIVLPYLGKQQVGGKTTNQVRDDLQKQINNIMENASVFVKLVNRTITVLGEVNRPGQYRVNRNSMTIFEALGTAGDLSDFGNRKDVRIIRGEGEERKIATLNLTNSDITHSKYFYILPNDIIYVQPKNRIYGAKTLPFATLFTAISTAVLLYTSFRP from the coding sequence ATGAAATTTCGTTCTCTTTCCTGGGCTGGGTTACTCCTTCTGCCCACGTTTCTCCTGTCATCATGTAGCACTCCACTTAAGAATATTACCTATCTATATAATTTAGGGAAAGCAGACTCCACGTTACAAACCGTTTCGCCGGATATTTACACCATCCAGCCCAACGACAACCTCTATATCAGTATCATCAGTGATAATCCGGAAGCCGCTTCCTTTTTGAATCTCTCCCAACCCGATCGTAATTATACATCAGAATCATCACTGGAACTCATCACCTATATTGTGGATGACAATGGAACTATTGTGCTTCCTTATTTAGGAAAGCAACAGGTTGGAGGTAAAACGACCAACCAGGTGCGAGATGACTTACAAAAGCAGATTAACAATATTATGGAAAATGCTTCGGTCTTTGTTAAACTGGTAAACAGAACGATAACTGTGCTGGGAGAGGTTAACCGCCCCGGCCAGTACCGGGTTAACAGAAATTCGATGACGATTTTTGAGGCTTTGGGAACCGCCGGAGACCTCAGCGATTTTGGAAACAGGAAAGATGTCAGAATTATCAGAGGAGAGGGCGAAGAAAGAAAAATAGCAACACTAAACCTAACTAACAGCGATATAACGCATTCAAAATACTTCTACATACTCCCAAACGACATTATTTACGTACAGCCCAAAAACCGCATCTACGGCGCTAAAACACTTCCTTTCGCGACTCTCTTTACGGCAATATCTACCGCCGTACTACTATATACTTCCTTTAGGCCTTAA
- a CDS encoding heme-binding beta-barrel domain-containing protein, translated as MSILNKRNIVLLFCMLTFSGVTFAQKNPLERLDFLIGDWVGTGKGYNNTQSKVEISFYYIMKGKFIEMNAESRFASGGKNDKGQFHQEKGFLSYDKDRKQIVYRQFSNDGYVNQYYLNDTISTAHTLVFDTEKTENFVPDGKARWIIQKEGDRQLSTSFNVAFPEQEFVSFGVQQLTKNP; from the coding sequence ATGAGTATTCTGAATAAACGAAATATTGTCCTTTTGTTTTGCATGCTGACATTTTCCGGCGTGACTTTTGCGCAAAAGAATCCGCTTGAGCGACTCGATTTCCTCATTGGAGATTGGGTTGGCACCGGAAAAGGCTACAACAATACTCAATCGAAAGTAGAAATTTCCTTTTACTACATCATGAAAGGAAAATTCATTGAAATGAACGCGGAATCGAGGTTCGCATCTGGTGGAAAGAACGACAAAGGCCAGTTTCACCAGGAAAAAGGGTTTTTAAGTTACGACAAGGACCGTAAGCAGATAGTATATCGTCAGTTTAGCAACGACGGCTACGTAAACCAATACTACCTGAACGATACCATTTCAACAGCCCATACCTTGGTTTTCGATACGGAAAAAACCGAGAACTTTGTCCCGGATGGAAAAGCCAGATGGATTATTCAAAAAGAGGGAGACCGTCAACTAAGCACCTCATTCAATGTCGCTTTCCCCGAACAGGAATTCGTCAGTTTTGGCGTACAACAATTGACAAAAAATCCATAA
- a CDS encoding prephenate dehydratase domain-containing protein has translation MKKIATLGPKGTFSDKATKIFSTQLNEEYEIEYYPSIKKVLNAIGNKCDYGVLPIENLTEGFVSVVLDFLVSSELKIVSEIMLPIQFSFVGKAANLENLQHLYVQYVAKGQCADFIDSLENVEIITTQSNMESLEKVKESNHADGAIVPSDSYSETEFSQVIESVNDYPNNATRFLAFTSNATIDNYSSDENYRTSLIVIDDNDRAGLLESVIVSFARRDINLTGIVSRPTGQVFGKYHFFIGFEGHIREERVTAALNEIETMNKIKVLGSYPKSGIQDE, from the coding sequence ATGAAGAAGATTGCGACATTGGGCCCAAAAGGAACCTTTTCGGATAAAGCCACAAAAATATTTAGCACTCAATTGAATGAGGAATATGAGATCGAGTACTACCCTTCCATTAAAAAAGTGCTGAATGCCATTGGCAATAAGTGCGATTACGGAGTTCTGCCCATCGAAAACCTGACCGAAGGTTTCGTATCTGTTGTATTGGATTTCCTGGTTTCATCGGAGCTTAAAATTGTCAGTGAGATTATGCTTCCCATACAGTTTTCATTTGTTGGAAAAGCAGCAAATCTAGAGAACCTACAGCATTTGTATGTTCAATACGTTGCCAAAGGACAATGTGCCGATTTTATTGATTCGCTGGAAAACGTGGAAATCATCACGACACAAAGCAATATGGAATCACTTGAAAAAGTAAAGGAGAGCAACCATGCCGATGGAGCTATTGTACCTTCCGATTCCTATTCCGAGACTGAATTTTCCCAGGTAATTGAAAGCGTAAACGATTACCCCAACAATGCCACCCGCTTTCTCGCTTTCACCAGTAATGCGACTATCGACAATTATTCTTCGGATGAAAATTATAGAACTTCCCTGATCGTTATTGACGATAACGACCGGGCCGGCTTACTGGAAAGTGTCATCGTCTCTTTCGCCAGACGAGACATCAACCTGACTGGTATCGTTTCGCGCCCAACGGGACAGGTTTTTGGCAAGTACCACTTTTTCATTGGCTTTGAAGGGCACATCCGGGAAGAAAGAGTGACCGCGGCATTAAATGAGATAGAAACAATGAACAAAATAAAAGTGTTGGGCTCCTATCCGAAATCTGGCATCCAGGATGAATAA
- a CDS encoding tyrosine-protein kinase, giving the protein MKINNYQNLEQFILPQKTINYRKYFALLISHWKWFVIAIIFTSIGIWLYYKYTHPIYEVSASILIEEQQNQNPLITAADKQPNVFQGFSLFNGNQNIENQIQILKSWSLIYNTLEHFNFEVTYSERGFFRTTELYHDLPFEIEFDDRHSQLIDTNFDLKFLSDNKVKIKTKSRKAIRYDYLRKTELSEPHAVNNSRTFDIDEQIKSADYSFRIIPISSLPLQGRYRINFNSLNELTNEYLEKLTVYQVSLKSSILKLKTTCENTEKGIAFLDMLMRVYQEHNLKKKNTIATKTIFFITSQLSEVRDSLKASQKIRERFQSNNQLLDVGYQSQQLLDQLVKLEDQKNLLETQHQYYKYLENYLLQNGDLESLVAPSTVGIDDPLLVNLLQDLNQLNIELSTLAATVHDPEYPRMRQLRIQMETTKRTLLENSRSIMHQSELTLQDISKRTDSLRKQTRSLPAVERDYVNIERSYQLNNNNYNFLLQKLSEAQIAKASNTPDNEVIDPARIIGDKPVKPNNIKTGIAALLLGIFFPSTLIIIRNALDNKVRTLDDLKLLTDSPVLGQIPHDEQVLPSQIPLLEHPNSPLGESYRALRTKLKFIQNGNEHNVIAVTSTAAGEGKTFTALNLAASFALLGKKTVFLDLDLRNSRIGKKMGYESNRGASNYILNEMSINDITFNTPHPYLHIIPAGSIPPNPGEMLADIQLMELTALLKQEYETIIIDSSPLLVADVFQFSNLWDTLLFVTRQGITLKPAAKSALQEISSQNTNRLGLLLNDISINNQFDRYNNHSYGYGYENNYKKKISKELKPQRRSQKTEV; this is encoded by the coding sequence ATGAAAATAAACAATTACCAAAATCTTGAGCAATTCATACTACCCCAAAAAACAATAAACTATCGAAAATATTTTGCTCTGCTAATCTCTCATTGGAAATGGTTTGTGATAGCAATAATCTTCACTTCTATTGGAATTTGGTTGTACTACAAGTACACCCATCCTATTTACGAAGTCTCCGCCTCAATACTGATTGAAGAGCAGCAGAACCAAAACCCACTAATCACAGCAGCAGATAAACAGCCTAACGTTTTCCAGGGATTTAGTCTCTTCAATGGAAACCAAAATATTGAGAACCAAATCCAAATATTAAAGTCATGGAGTCTTATTTACAATACTCTTGAGCATTTCAACTTTGAGGTCACTTATTCTGAAAGAGGTTTTTTCAGGACAACTGAATTATATCATGATCTACCTTTTGAGATTGAGTTTGATGATAGACATTCACAACTGATTGATACCAACTTTGACCTTAAGTTCCTATCTGACAATAAGGTCAAAATAAAAACAAAGAGTAGAAAGGCCATCCGTTACGACTATCTAAGAAAAACTGAATTATCCGAACCACATGCTGTAAATAATAGTCGAACATTCGACATTGACGAGCAAATAAAATCTGCCGATTACTCATTCAGAATTATCCCAATTTCATCTCTTCCTTTACAAGGGAGATACCGCATCAACTTTAACTCATTAAATGAGTTAACGAATGAATATTTGGAAAAACTAACCGTTTATCAGGTATCACTAAAGAGCAGTATACTAAAACTTAAAACAACATGTGAGAATACCGAAAAAGGGATTGCCTTTCTGGACATGCTTATGCGGGTTTACCAGGAACATAATTTAAAAAAGAAAAATACTATTGCTACTAAAACTATTTTCTTCATAACATCTCAACTATCGGAGGTTCGCGATTCTCTGAAAGCCTCACAAAAAATAAGAGAGCGGTTTCAAAGTAACAATCAATTACTTGATGTGGGCTACCAATCTCAGCAACTATTGGACCAACTCGTAAAGCTGGAAGACCAAAAAAACCTATTAGAAACTCAACATCAATACTACAAATACCTCGAGAATTACTTGCTCCAAAATGGAGATTTGGAATCACTCGTCGCCCCTTCCACAGTGGGCATTGATGACCCTCTTTTAGTGAATCTACTTCAAGATCTGAACCAACTGAATATTGAATTATCGACACTGGCAGCGACAGTTCATGATCCGGAGTATCCCAGGATGAGACAACTTCGGATCCAAATGGAAACGACCAAACGTACATTATTGGAAAACAGCAGAAGCATCATGCATCAATCTGAACTGACGCTTCAGGACATTTCCAAGCGAACTGACTCTTTAAGAAAACAGACAAGAAGCTTACCTGCTGTTGAACGAGACTACGTTAACATCGAGAGAAGTTATCAATTAAACAACAACAACTACAACTTTCTTCTTCAGAAGTTATCTGAAGCACAAATTGCCAAAGCCTCGAACACGCCTGATAATGAAGTCATCGATCCAGCAAGAATTATAGGAGATAAACCGGTCAAACCCAACAATATCAAAACAGGCATTGCTGCTTTACTTCTTGGCATTTTTTTTCCTTCAACGCTCATTATTATTAGAAACGCACTTGACAACAAAGTGCGAACGTTGGATGACCTAAAACTTTTGACAGATTCGCCAGTCTTAGGGCAAATACCCCATGACGAACAAGTTTTACCTAGTCAAATTCCTTTACTAGAACATCCTAATTCTCCATTGGGAGAATCGTATCGAGCTCTTCGAACAAAACTTAAATTTATACAAAATGGAAATGAACACAACGTAATTGCAGTGACATCAACCGCCGCAGGAGAAGGAAAAACCTTTACAGCTCTCAATCTTGCAGCCTCTTTCGCATTATTGGGAAAGAAAACTGTTTTTTTAGATCTCGATCTCAGGAATTCACGGATAGGGAAGAAGATGGGTTACGAAAGCAATAGAGGAGCGAGCAACTACATTCTCAATGAAATGTCTATCAACGATATAACCTTCAACACTCCACATCCTTATTTGCACATCATTCCAGCCGGAAGCATTCCCCCAAATCCGGGAGAGATGTTGGCTGACATCCAACTTATGGAGCTAACAGCTCTTCTTAAGCAAGAATACGAAACAATAATCATTGATTCAAGTCCACTTCTTGTTGCTGATGTTTTTCAATTCAGTAACCTATGGGATACACTTCTTTTTGTTACCCGTCAGGGAATTACATTGAAACCTGCGGCCAAAAGTGCTTTGCAAGAGATATCCAGTCAAAATACAAATCGCTTAGGATTATTACTTAATGACATATCCATTAACAATCAATTTGACCGTTACAATAACCATTCATATGGTTATGGATATGAGAATAACTACAAGAAAAAAATTAGCAAAGAGCTGAAACCTCAAAGACGCTCACAAAAAACAGAAGTCTAA
- a CDS encoding glycoside hydrolase family 31 protein, translating to MKTIRKTIFAVMFAVVMSMPSFAAGRLSVQIGNFTSWKETPHGVLISAGNAKLSLTVYGPEVVRVRATQNEFSTTPSYAVITEPSGKFTSVKDEKDKLVLSTGELKVEVNKNPVLVRFYNKDGKLLNEDDPGLGISWLGTGTTCYKKLQPDERFIGLGEKTGNLDRRGSAYVDWNTDNPAYATNGDPLYTSLPFYIGLHNQLAYGIFFDNTYKATFNFGASNNRFSSFGAVDGEMNYYFFGGHSVADLLKEYTDLTGRIKMPPIWGLGFQQSRWSYFPDTEVLNLARTFREKKIPADVIYLDIHYMDAYKVFTWNKERFPKPSAMIDSLKDMGFHIVTIVDPGVKKEKGYWAYDSGLKNDCFVKYPDGTNWSADVWPGTCNFPDFTNPKVRTWWGNLYKGLVADGVTGFWNDMNEPASWGNMVPNLVEFDMEGHKGTMEEAHNVYGMQMARSTYQGATKLMDGKRPLVLTRAAYAGIQRYSAIWTGDNVASDEHMLLASRLINSMGLAGVPYVGADIGGFMGGTTNRKLFARWISIAAYTPFFRSHSEYNSRAHEPWTFGEDVEAISRKYIDERYQLLPYIYSAFYQAHETGMPIARSLAINYTFDKNIYNPDFQDEYLFGPSILVAPVSSEQNFGRVYLPKGVWYRKSTGKKYDGGQSVIVDAPLSDLPVFVKAGAIIPMQSTVQNTAQEGDGILRLHIYSGSEPNKYLYYEDDGTTYQYQDGHFLKREFAFDPMAKKITIGKAEGNYTSKFNKIEIVLHGFDAMNSVEVGRKAVSLQKGEGNTQTLTLDANNGETVLSW from the coding sequence ATGAAGACAATCCGGAAAACGATTTTTGCTGTTATGTTTGCAGTCGTTATGAGCATGCCATCATTTGCAGCAGGAAGATTAAGTGTACAGATTGGGAATTTTACTTCCTGGAAAGAAACTCCACACGGCGTTTTGATTTCGGCGGGCAACGCCAAACTCTCGTTAACGGTTTATGGCCCGGAGGTTGTTCGGGTTCGCGCCACACAGAACGAGTTTAGCACAACGCCCTCGTATGCCGTGATTACAGAGCCTTCGGGAAAATTTACTTCCGTGAAGGACGAAAAAGACAAACTGGTGCTATCGACCGGCGAGTTAAAAGTAGAGGTGAATAAAAATCCGGTACTGGTCCGTTTTTACAATAAAGACGGTAAGTTGCTGAATGAAGACGATCCGGGCCTGGGCATCAGTTGGCTGGGAACCGGAACCACTTGTTACAAAAAACTGCAGCCTGATGAGAGGTTCATTGGACTTGGCGAGAAAACCGGTAACCTCGATCGTCGTGGTTCGGCCTACGTGGACTGGAACACCGACAACCCGGCTTATGCCACGAACGGTGACCCGCTTTATACTTCGTTGCCATTTTATATTGGCTTGCATAACCAATTGGCCTACGGAATATTCTTCGACAACACGTACAAAGCAACGTTCAATTTTGGTGCATCGAACAACCGGTTTTCCAGTTTTGGTGCGGTCGATGGCGAAATGAATTATTACTTCTTTGGGGGTCATTCGGTTGCTGATTTGCTGAAAGAATACACCGACCTGACCGGGCGAATCAAGATGCCACCCATTTGGGGATTGGGTTTCCAGCAAAGTCGCTGGAGCTATTTCCCGGACACGGAAGTATTGAACCTGGCCCGCACGTTCCGCGAGAAGAAAATCCCGGCCGATGTGATTTACCTCGACATTCATTACATGGACGCCTATAAGGTGTTTACCTGGAACAAAGAGCGTTTCCCGAAGCCGTCGGCCATGATTGATTCGTTGAAAGACATGGGATTCCATATCGTGACCATTGTCGACCCGGGTGTGAAGAAGGAAAAAGGCTATTGGGCTTACGACAGCGGTTTGAAGAACGACTGCTTTGTGAAATATCCCGACGGAACCAATTGGTCCGCCGATGTTTGGCCGGGTACCTGCAACTTCCCCGATTTCACGAATCCGAAAGTTCGGACCTGGTGGGGAAATCTTTACAAAGGACTGGTTGCGGACGGCGTTACCGGATTCTGGAACGACATGAACGAGCCGGCTTCGTGGGGAAATATGGTTCCCAATCTGGTGGAATTCGATATGGAAGGTCACAAGGGGACAATGGAGGAAGCCCACAATGTTTATGGTATGCAAATGGCCCGCAGTACCTATCAGGGTGCTACCAAACTGATGGATGGTAAACGTCCGTTGGTGCTCACCCGTGCAGCTTACGCCGGAATACAACGTTACTCGGCTATCTGGACAGGGGATAATGTGGCTTCCGATGAACATATGCTGTTGGCTTCGCGGCTTATCAATTCGATGGGACTGGCCGGAGTTCCGTACGTTGGTGCGGATATCGGTGGTTTTATGGGAGGAACGACGAATCGCAAATTGTTTGCCCGTTGGATTTCCATCGCCGCTTATACTCCGTTTTTTCGCAGTCACTCGGAGTATAACTCACGAGCGCACGAACCGTGGACGTTTGGCGAAGATGTGGAAGCGATTTCACGAAAGTATATTGATGAGCGCTATCAATTACTGCCATACATTTACTCGGCATTCTACCAGGCGCACGAAACGGGTATGCCAATTGCCCGGTCACTGGCCATCAACTACACGTTCGATAAGAATATTTACAACCCGGATTTCCAGGATGAGTATCTTTTCGGTCCCTCCATTCTCGTAGCGCCGGTTTCCAGCGAACAGAACTTCGGGCGGGTTTATCTGCCGAAAGGCGTTTGGTACCGCAAGAGCACAGGCAAAAAATACGATGGGGGGCAGTCGGTCATTGTTGATGCACCACTGTCAGACTTGCCGGTATTTGTAAAGGCAGGCGCCATTATTCCGATGCAATCGACCGTTCAAAATACGGCTCAAGAAGGCGATGGCATACTGAGACTGCATATTTACAGTGGTTCCGAGCCCAATAAATATTTGTATTACGAAGACGACGGAACGACTTACCAATACCAGGACGGTCATTTCCTGAAAAGAGAATTCGCTTTTGATCCGATGGCAAAGAAAATTACCATTGGCAAAGCCGAAGGAAATTACACGTCGAAGTTCAACAAAATTGAGATTGTATTGCACGGTTTCGATGCAATGAATTCAGTAGAAGTCGGAAGAAAAGCGGTGAGCCTGCAAAAGGGTGAAGGCAACACACAAACGCTGACACTGGATGCCAATAATGGCGAAACGGTTCTTTCCTGGTAA